A genomic segment from Engystomops pustulosus unplaced genomic scaffold, aEngPut4.maternal MAT_SCAFFOLD_309, whole genome shotgun sequence encodes:
- the LOC140110747 gene encoding terminal nucleotidyltransferase 5C-like produces MASPGSDPVSLSRSVLTWEQVDRLNSFLTEVVPIHGRGNFPTLKITLKDIVHLVRSRLEDAGIKVRDVRLNGSAASHVLVKDNGLGYKDLDLIFGVTISSEGDFQLVKDVVIGLLLNFLPEGVNKEKISPVTLKEAYVQKLVKVFTEADRWSLISLSNKDGRNIELKFVHSIRRQFEFSVDSFQIVLDSLLLYYDCAENPMSEHFHPTVIGESMYGDFEAALGHLRNKLIATKNPEEIRGGGLMKYSNLLVRDFKPSDREQIKSLERYMCSRFFIDFSDIFEQQRKLESYLQNHFIGEEKSKYDYLMILRKVVNESTVCLMGHERRQTLNLISLLALRVLAEQNIIPNATNVTCYYQPAPYVSDANFSNYYIANTAYPTWLPCS; encoded by the coding sequence ATGGCGAGCCCAGGAAGTGACCCGGTGAGCCTGTCCCGCAGCGTCCTGACCTGGGAGCAGGTGGATCGGCTGAACTCCTTCCTGACGGAGGTGGTCCCCATCCACGGCCGCGGCAACTTCCCCACCCTGAAGATCACGCTGAAGGACATTGTGCACCTGGTGCGCAGCCGCCTGGAGGACGCCGGCATCAAAGTGCGAGACGTGCGGCTCAACGGCTCCGCCGCCAGCCACGTCCTGGTCAAGGACAACGGTCTGGGCTACAAGGACCTGGACCTCATCTTCGGGGTCACCATCTCCTCGGAGGGCGACTTCCAGCTGGTGAAGGACGTGGTGATCGGACTCCTGCTGAACTTCCTGCCCGAGGGGGTGAACAAGGAGAAGATCAGCCCGGTGACCCTGAAGGAGGCCTACGTGCAGAAGCTGGTCAAGGTGTTCACCGAGGCCGATCGCTGGAGCCTCATCTCGCTCTCCAACAAGGACGGACGCAACATCGAGCTGAAGTTTGTGCACTCCATCCGCCGGCAGTTTGAGTTCAGCGTGGACTCCTTCCAGATTGTGCTGGACTCGCTGCTCCTCTACTACGACTGCGCGGAGAACCCCATGTCCGAGCACTTCCACCCCACCGTCATCGGGGAGAGCATGTACGGCGACTTCGAGGCCGCCCTGGGCCACCTCCGCAACAAGCTGATCGCCACCAAGAACCCGGAGGAGATCCGTGGCGGCGGCCTGATGAAGTACAGCAACCTGCTGGTGCGCGACTTCAAGCCGTCCGACCGCGAGCAGATCAAGTCCCTGGAGCGCTACATGTGCTCGCGCTTCTTCATCGACTTCTCGGACATCTTCGAGCAGCAGCGCAAGCTGGAGTCCTACCTGCAGAACCACTTCATCGGGGAGGAGAAGAGCAAGTACGACTACCTGATGATCCTGCGCAAGGTGGTGAACGAGAGCACGGTGTGTCTGATGGGCCACGAGCGGCGCCAGACTCTGAACCTCATCTCACTGCTCGCCCTGAGGGTCCTGGCCGAGCAGAACATCATCCCCAACGCCACCAACGTCACCTGCTACTACCAGCCCGCCCCCTACGTCAGCGACGCCAACTTCAGCAACTACTACATCGCCAACACGGCCTACCCCACGTGGCTGCCCTGCAGCTAG
- the LOC140110745 gene encoding mannosyl-oligosaccharide 1,2-alpha-mannosidase IB-like, giving the protein MWRFTHDPKYRNWGWEAAQAIDKYCRVSGGFSGLKDVYSSSPTYDDVQQSFFLAETLKYLYLLFSSDDLLPLDNWVFNTEAHPLPVIRLANSTLPGNQVAR; this is encoded by the exons ATGTGGCGCTTCACCCACGACCCCAAATATCGCAACTGGGGGTGGGAGGCTGCTCAG GCCATCGATAAGTACTGCAGGGTGAGCGGCGGCTTCTCAGGCCTGAAGGACGTCTACTCCTCCTCTCCCACCTACGACGACGTCCAGCAGAGCTTCTTCCTGGCCGAGACCCTCAA GTACCTGTACCTGCTCTTCTCCAGTGATGACCTTCTACCATTGGACAACTGGGTGTTCAACACGGAGGCGCACCCTCTGCCGGTCATCCGCCTGGCCAATAGTACGCTGCCCGGTAACCAGGTGGCGCGATAG